In Epinephelus lanceolatus isolate andai-2023 chromosome 16, ASM4190304v1, whole genome shotgun sequence, one DNA window encodes the following:
- the tfap2e gene encoding transcription factor AP-2-epsilon isoform X3: MLWKSRTKTDALQDRADGLSGSSPSGRLSQLSSLNQAAYSSAPPLCHTPASDFQPPYFPPPYPQSSLPYSQSQDSYSHLSDPYPSINSIHQHQQAAWHSQRSRSDDGGLLSQSHRALSLDPRREYPAVPRLLHGLGEGAAALGDGPLGMHLGHHGLDDLQGMEEGSALGILDHSVIKKVPIPSKLNGSSLSALSLCKEGLGVGAVSNPAEVFCSVPGRLSLLSSTSKYKVTVGEVQRRLSPPECLNASLLGGVLRRAKSKNGGRCLRERLEKIGLNLPAGRRKAANVTLLTSLVEGEAVHLARDFGYVCETEFPARATAEYLCRQSEPDQLPTRRSMLLATKEICKEFVDMMSQDRSPLGGSRPTPCLEPGVQGSLTHFSLLTHGFGTPAICAALSAFQSYLMEAIKMLDKGEGGGKSHHDKEMKHRK, from the exons ATGCTCTGGAAATCCCGAACCAAGACTGACGCTCTGCAG GACCGCGCAGACGGACTAAGCGGCTCTTCACCGAGTGGGCGCCTCTCCCAGCTGTCCTCCCTGAACCAGGCCGCCTACTCCTCGGCTCCCCCGCTCTGCCACACTCCGGCCTCTGACTTCCAGCCTCCGTACTTCCCTCCCCCTTATCCCCAGTCCTCCCTGCCATACTCCCAGAGCCAGGACTCATATTCCCACCTGTCAGACCCCTACCCCTCCATCAACTCCATCCATCAGCATCAGCAAGCGGCGTGGCACTCGCAGAGGTCGCGCTCCGACGACGGGGGACTTCTTTCACAGTCGCACCGGGCTTTGAGCCTCGACCCCCGGCGGGAGTATCCAGCTGTCCCGCGGCTGCTGCACGGTCTCGGGGAAGGTGCTGCCGCTCTCGGGGACGGTCCCCTCGGGATGCACCTGGGTCATCACGGCCTGGACGATCTCCAG GGAATGGAGGAAGGATCAGCCCTGGGCATCCTCGACcactctgtcattaaaaaag TTCCCATCCCGTCCAAGCTGAACGGCTCGTCCCTGTCAGCCTTGTCCCTCTGTAAGGAGGGTCTGGGTGTGGGAGCCGTGTCCAACCCAGCTGAGGTTTTCTGTTCGGTCCCCGGTCGCCTCTCGCTGCTCAGCTCCACCTCCAAGTACAAGGTGACGGTTGGGGAGGTGCAGCGACGCCTCTCCCCGCCTGAGTGCCTCAACGCCTCTTTGCTGGGTGGAGTTCTCCGCAG GGCGAAGTCAAAGAATGGTGGCCGCTGTCTGAGAGAGCGTCTGGAGAAGATTGGCCTCAACCTGCCCGCCGGGCGACGCAAGGCAGCCAACGTCACTCTTCTAACATCTCTAGTCGAGG gTGAGGCCGTCCATCTGGCACGGGACTTTGGTTATGTATGTGAGACAGAGTTTCCAGCCAGAGCCACAGCTGAGTATCTGTGCAGGCAGAGTGAGCCCGACCAGCTCCCAACACGGCGCAGCATGCTGCTTGCCACCAA GGAGATCTGTAAGGAGTTTGTGGACATGATGTCCCAGGACCGCTCTCCGCTGGGCGGCAGTCGACCCACCCCCTGCCTGGAGCCCGGCGTCCAGGGAAGCCTCACCCACTTCAGCCTGCTCACCCACGGCTTCGGTACTCCCGCCATCTGCGCCGCGCTCTCCGCCTTCCAGAGCTACCTGATGGAGGCGATCAAAATGCTGGACAAAGGAGAGGGTGGAGGGAAGAGCCACCACGACAAGGAGATGAAGCACCGCAAATAG
- the tfap2e gene encoding transcription factor AP-2-epsilon isoform X1, which yields MLWKSRTKTDALQDRADGLSGSSPSGRLSQLSSLNQAAYSSAPPLCHTPASDFQPPYFPPPYPQSSLPYSQSQDSYSHLSDPYPSINSIHQHQQAAWHSQRSRSDDGGLLSQSHRALSLDPRREYPAVPRLLHGLGEGAAALGDGPLGMHLGHHGLDDLQGMEEGSALGILDHSVIKKVNEESWLDKRDKLKTSLWAVGNWIPIPSKLNGSSLSALSLCKEGLGVGAVSNPAEVFCSVPGRLSLLSSTSKYKVTVGEVQRRLSPPECLNASLLGGVLRRAKSKNGGRCLRERLEKIGLNLPAGRRKAANVTLLTSLVEGEAVHLARDFGYVCETEFPARATAEYLCRQSEPDQLPTRRSMLLATKEICKEFVDMMSQDRSPLGGSRPTPCLEPGVQGSLTHFSLLTHGFGTPAICAALSAFQSYLMEAIKMLDKGEGGGKSHHDKEMKHRK from the exons ATGCTCTGGAAATCCCGAACCAAGACTGACGCTCTGCAG GACCGCGCAGACGGACTAAGCGGCTCTTCACCGAGTGGGCGCCTCTCCCAGCTGTCCTCCCTGAACCAGGCCGCCTACTCCTCGGCTCCCCCGCTCTGCCACACTCCGGCCTCTGACTTCCAGCCTCCGTACTTCCCTCCCCCTTATCCCCAGTCCTCCCTGCCATACTCCCAGAGCCAGGACTCATATTCCCACCTGTCAGACCCCTACCCCTCCATCAACTCCATCCATCAGCATCAGCAAGCGGCGTGGCACTCGCAGAGGTCGCGCTCCGACGACGGGGGACTTCTTTCACAGTCGCACCGGGCTTTGAGCCTCGACCCCCGGCGGGAGTATCCAGCTGTCCCGCGGCTGCTGCACGGTCTCGGGGAAGGTGCTGCCGCTCTCGGGGACGGTCCCCTCGGGATGCACCTGGGTCATCACGGCCTGGACGATCTCCAG GGAATGGAGGAAGGATCAGCCCTGGGCATCCTCGACcactctgtcattaaaaaag TAAACGAAGAGTCTTGGTTGGACAAAAGGGACAAATTGAAGACTTCTCTTTGGGCTGTGGGAAATTGGA TTCCCATCCCGTCCAAGCTGAACGGCTCGTCCCTGTCAGCCTTGTCCCTCTGTAAGGAGGGTCTGGGTGTGGGAGCCGTGTCCAACCCAGCTGAGGTTTTCTGTTCGGTCCCCGGTCGCCTCTCGCTGCTCAGCTCCACCTCCAAGTACAAGGTGACGGTTGGGGAGGTGCAGCGACGCCTCTCCCCGCCTGAGTGCCTCAACGCCTCTTTGCTGGGTGGAGTTCTCCGCAG GGCGAAGTCAAAGAATGGTGGCCGCTGTCTGAGAGAGCGTCTGGAGAAGATTGGCCTCAACCTGCCCGCCGGGCGACGCAAGGCAGCCAACGTCACTCTTCTAACATCTCTAGTCGAGG gTGAGGCCGTCCATCTGGCACGGGACTTTGGTTATGTATGTGAGACAGAGTTTCCAGCCAGAGCCACAGCTGAGTATCTGTGCAGGCAGAGTGAGCCCGACCAGCTCCCAACACGGCGCAGCATGCTGCTTGCCACCAA GGAGATCTGTAAGGAGTTTGTGGACATGATGTCCCAGGACCGCTCTCCGCTGGGCGGCAGTCGACCCACCCCCTGCCTGGAGCCCGGCGTCCAGGGAAGCCTCACCCACTTCAGCCTGCTCACCCACGGCTTCGGTACTCCCGCCATCTGCGCCGCGCTCTCCGCCTTCCAGAGCTACCTGATGGAGGCGATCAAAATGCTGGACAAAGGAGAGGGTGGAGGGAAGAGCCACCACGACAAGGAGATGAAGCACCGCAAATAG
- the tfap2e gene encoding transcription factor AP-2-epsilon isoform X2 — protein sequence MLIHTYSAMDRADGLSGSSPSGRLSQLSSLNQAAYSSAPPLCHTPASDFQPPYFPPPYPQSSLPYSQSQDSYSHLSDPYPSINSIHQHQQAAWHSQRSRSDDGGLLSQSHRALSLDPRREYPAVPRLLHGLGEGAAALGDGPLGMHLGHHGLDDLQGMEEGSALGILDHSVIKKVNEESWLDKRDKLKTSLWAVGNWIPIPSKLNGSSLSALSLCKEGLGVGAVSNPAEVFCSVPGRLSLLSSTSKYKVTVGEVQRRLSPPECLNASLLGGVLRRAKSKNGGRCLRERLEKIGLNLPAGRRKAANVTLLTSLVEGEAVHLARDFGYVCETEFPARATAEYLCRQSEPDQLPTRRSMLLATKEICKEFVDMMSQDRSPLGGSRPTPCLEPGVQGSLTHFSLLTHGFGTPAICAALSAFQSYLMEAIKMLDKGEGGGKSHHDKEMKHRK from the exons ATGTTAATCCACACCTATTCGGCCATG GACCGCGCAGACGGACTAAGCGGCTCTTCACCGAGTGGGCGCCTCTCCCAGCTGTCCTCCCTGAACCAGGCCGCCTACTCCTCGGCTCCCCCGCTCTGCCACACTCCGGCCTCTGACTTCCAGCCTCCGTACTTCCCTCCCCCTTATCCCCAGTCCTCCCTGCCATACTCCCAGAGCCAGGACTCATATTCCCACCTGTCAGACCCCTACCCCTCCATCAACTCCATCCATCAGCATCAGCAAGCGGCGTGGCACTCGCAGAGGTCGCGCTCCGACGACGGGGGACTTCTTTCACAGTCGCACCGGGCTTTGAGCCTCGACCCCCGGCGGGAGTATCCAGCTGTCCCGCGGCTGCTGCACGGTCTCGGGGAAGGTGCTGCCGCTCTCGGGGACGGTCCCCTCGGGATGCACCTGGGTCATCACGGCCTGGACGATCTCCAG GGAATGGAGGAAGGATCAGCCCTGGGCATCCTCGACcactctgtcattaaaaaag TAAACGAAGAGTCTTGGTTGGACAAAAGGGACAAATTGAAGACTTCTCTTTGGGCTGTGGGAAATTGGA TTCCCATCCCGTCCAAGCTGAACGGCTCGTCCCTGTCAGCCTTGTCCCTCTGTAAGGAGGGTCTGGGTGTGGGAGCCGTGTCCAACCCAGCTGAGGTTTTCTGTTCGGTCCCCGGTCGCCTCTCGCTGCTCAGCTCCACCTCCAAGTACAAGGTGACGGTTGGGGAGGTGCAGCGACGCCTCTCCCCGCCTGAGTGCCTCAACGCCTCTTTGCTGGGTGGAGTTCTCCGCAG GGCGAAGTCAAAGAATGGTGGCCGCTGTCTGAGAGAGCGTCTGGAGAAGATTGGCCTCAACCTGCCCGCCGGGCGACGCAAGGCAGCCAACGTCACTCTTCTAACATCTCTAGTCGAGG gTGAGGCCGTCCATCTGGCACGGGACTTTGGTTATGTATGTGAGACAGAGTTTCCAGCCAGAGCCACAGCTGAGTATCTGTGCAGGCAGAGTGAGCCCGACCAGCTCCCAACACGGCGCAGCATGCTGCTTGCCACCAA GGAGATCTGTAAGGAGTTTGTGGACATGATGTCCCAGGACCGCTCTCCGCTGGGCGGCAGTCGACCCACCCCCTGCCTGGAGCCCGGCGTCCAGGGAAGCCTCACCCACTTCAGCCTGCTCACCCACGGCTTCGGTACTCCCGCCATCTGCGCCGCGCTCTCCGCCTTCCAGAGCTACCTGATGGAGGCGATCAAAATGCTGGACAAAGGAGAGGGTGGAGGGAAGAGCCACCACGACAAGGAGATGAAGCACCGCAAATAG
- the ncdn gene encoding neurochondrin, with product MADSADVTPAVSSQPPGKEEKDGGEGEGGSDKDAEGGLTDAQREVLEKCIHTLRQAQNDSHTLAALLLITRLCPASKLDKPTLRRVFEAVGVNLPARLLVTAVRGSDNSGLPPQELLSLGTALLAALSTDPDMASQPQLLTTIPLLLGILANGLENQQEQKAQEHNQDGDKKLGPDCKVHSAESLNMDSNPSNMAKSTGESKQKCVDGSEASKVLTSQETSPSSKLDEAVATDCYQVLTAVSALPRGTDQLLTRGVIPALCHAVEQNQTFSHERGLALLGCLLSGKAKDKVWSKHPAELLTLLVGLSKDFCQATGQTKLDMCTQLAQFLPPVGVAVESEELKGVVGRVWGALRPMLQAKLTPRQIGQILVLGACLLDLHGWELVGPPKFCCLLVNRACVEVRMGLEEPPGSVLSPELQHILTGCYRIMEAAIEQACCQGVSQTAVPPQSSIPSLSLQQSRQVLGVLEEAFSAIMYYLQQVEPSRYSDPFVFATFRSLCSWLAEETSCLKEEVTALLPFLIGYSRSHLKGDSPEQGLSDWMTDMSVTEGKEAWTGKEALRYLLPALCHLSAEEGPRKVLLTLDTPALLVEYLSQCWASIKGKSGVASTRDPSMETACSALLNFTVTEPERVRKDPCFRALEALLNAALPVLVHKPHLLVLTANYCTLGLMIGRLKSAPSGSVEASQRRFFSAALGFLRSALDSGSNPGPVKVSLSWEESWDETAELWRLGLQALGGCVHAQPWITTLVREEGWLKYTLTMLSQCSALPDQHTQEALEEALCAMAHQCSVCKVEIGDMMRNGKGALMCMTNLKKSVGVE from the exons ATGGCTGACAGCGCCGACGTTACACCTGCCGTGAGCAGCCAGCCTCCTGGAAAAGAGGAGAAGGATGGAGGAGAAGGTGAAGGAGGCTCGGACAAGGATGCAGAAGGTGGTTTGACTGATGCCCAGAGGGAAGTGTTGGAGAAATGTATTCATACTCTCAGGCAGGCTCAGAATGACAGTCACACATTGGCTGCCCTTCTGTTG ATAACTCGCTTGTGCCCTGCAAGCAAGCTAGACAAACCCACCTTGAGGCGCGTCTTCGAGGCAGTTGGCGTGAACCTTCCAGCCCGGCTTTTGGTGACTGCAGTCAGAGGGAGTGACAACTCTGGTTTACCTCCGCAAGAGCTTCTTTCACTGGGCACAGCTCTGTTGGCTGCCCTCAGCACAGACCCTGACATGGCCTCCCAACCACAGCTCCTCACCACCATCCCACTCCTGCTGGGCATTTTAGCAAATGGTCTTGAGAACCAACAGGAACAGAAAGCTCAGGAACACAACCAAGATGGAGACAAGAAGCTAGGCCCAGATTGTAAAGTCCATTCAGCAGAGAGTTTAAACATGGATAGTAATCCTAGCAATATGGCAAAATCAACAGGAGAGAGCAAGCAAAAGTGTGTTGACGGAAGTGAAGCAAGTAAAGTATTAACATCTCAAGAAACCTCTCCCTCCTCCAAGCTCGATGAGGCTGTGGCTACTGACTGCTACCAGGTCCTCACAGCTGTGTCTGCCTTACCCAGAGGTACGGACCAGCTGCTAACCAGGGGTGTCATTCCTGCTCTGTGTCACGCAGTGGAACAAAACCAGACTTTCAGCCACGAGAGGGGGCTTGCCTTGCTTGGTTGCCTCCTCTCAGGTAAAGCCAAAGACAAAGTGTGGAGTAAACACCCTGCAGAACTCCTCACTCTGCTTGTTGGGCTCTCCAAAGACTTCTGCCAAGCCACAGGCCAAACCAAGCTGGACATGTGTACCCAGTTAGCGCAGTTTCTCCCCCCAGTGGGAGTAGCAGTAGAGAGTGAGGAGCTGAAGGGAGTTGTGGGCCGCGTATGGGGGGCATTGAGACCCATGTTGCAGGCTAAGTTGACACCGAGACAGATCGGGCAGATCCTGGTCCTTGGTGCTTGTCTGCTGGATTTACACGGGTGGGAGCTGGTGGGACCGCCAAAGTTCTGCTGCTTACTGGTGAACCGGGCCTGTGTGGAGGTCAGAATGGGTTTGGAGGAACCGCCTGGTAGCGTACTGAGCCCAGAGCTGCAGCACATACTCACAG GCTGTTATCGAATCATGGAGGCTGCCATAGAGCAGGCCTGCTGTCAGGGAGTATCGCAGACCGCTGTACCACCTCAGAGCTCCATCCCGTCACTCAGTCTACAGCAGAGCAGGCAGGTCCTCGGGGTGTTGGAAGAGGCCTTCTCTGCTATAATGTACTACCTGCAGCAG GTGGAGCCAAGTCGCTACAGTGACccgtttgtttttgccactttcCGCTCTCTGTGTTCGTGGCTGGCTGAGGAGACATCCTGTCTGAAGGAGGAAGTGACCGCACTGTTGCCGTTTTTGATTGGCTACTCCCGGAGCCACCTGAAGGGTGACAGCCCAGAGCAGGGCCTCTCTGACTGGATGACCGACATGTCCGTCACAGAGGGGAAGGAGGCGTGGACGGGCAAAGAAGCTCTGAG GTATCTCCTCCCAGCTCTGTGCCACCTGTCAGCAGAGGAAGGTCCCAGGAAGGTGCTGCTCACTCTCGACACCCCGGCCCTACTGGTGGAGTATTTGTCGCAGTGCTGGGCTTCCATCAAGGGGAAAAGTGGGGTGGCTTCCACCAGGGATCCCAGCATGGAGACAGCCTGCTCAGCTCTTCTCAACTTCACTGTcacagagccagagagagtCAG GAAGGACCCATGCTTCAGAGCGCTGGAGGCCCTTCTGAATGCAGCACTTCCAGTTCTGGTGCATAAACCCCACCTGctggtgctaacagcaaactaCTGCACATTGGGACTGATGATTGGCAGACTCAAATCAGCTCCCTCAG GCTCAGTTGAAGCTAGCCAGAGGCGGTTCTTCTCTGCAGCTCTAGGGTTCCTCCGTAGCGCCCTGGACTCCGGCTCCAACCCAGGTCCGGTTAAGGTGAGCCTCAGCTGGGAGGAGAGCTGGGACGAAACGGCTGAGCTCTGGAGGTTGGGTCTGCAGGCTCTGGGAGGCTGTGTCCACGCTCAGCCCTGGATCACCACACTGGTCAGAGAAGAAGGTTGGCTCAAATACACACTCACCATGCTGAGTCAGTGTAGCGCACTACCTGACCAGCACACACAGGAGGCGCTAGAGGAAGCTCTGTGCGCCATGGCACACCAGTGCTCAGTCTGTAAAGTGGAGATTGGGGACATGATGAGGAACGGTAAAGGAGCTTTGATGTGTATGACGAACCTGAAGAAGTCAGTGGGAGTAGAGTGA
- the tfap2e gene encoding transcription factor AP-2-epsilon isoform X4: MLIHTYSAMDRADGLSGSSPSGRLSQLSSLNQAAYSSAPPLCHTPASDFQPPYFPPPYPQSSLPYSQSQDSYSHLSDPYPSINSIHQHQQAAWHSQRSRSDDGGLLSQSHRALSLDPRREYPAVPRLLHGLGEGAAALGDGPLGMHLGHHGLDDLQGMEEGSALGILDHSVIKKVPIPSKLNGSSLSALSLCKEGLGVGAVSNPAEVFCSVPGRLSLLSSTSKYKVTVGEVQRRLSPPECLNASLLGGVLRRAKSKNGGRCLRERLEKIGLNLPAGRRKAANVTLLTSLVEGEAVHLARDFGYVCETEFPARATAEYLCRQSEPDQLPTRRSMLLATKEICKEFVDMMSQDRSPLGGSRPTPCLEPGVQGSLTHFSLLTHGFGTPAICAALSAFQSYLMEAIKMLDKGEGGGKSHHDKEMKHRK; encoded by the exons ATGTTAATCCACACCTATTCGGCCATG GACCGCGCAGACGGACTAAGCGGCTCTTCACCGAGTGGGCGCCTCTCCCAGCTGTCCTCCCTGAACCAGGCCGCCTACTCCTCGGCTCCCCCGCTCTGCCACACTCCGGCCTCTGACTTCCAGCCTCCGTACTTCCCTCCCCCTTATCCCCAGTCCTCCCTGCCATACTCCCAGAGCCAGGACTCATATTCCCACCTGTCAGACCCCTACCCCTCCATCAACTCCATCCATCAGCATCAGCAAGCGGCGTGGCACTCGCAGAGGTCGCGCTCCGACGACGGGGGACTTCTTTCACAGTCGCACCGGGCTTTGAGCCTCGACCCCCGGCGGGAGTATCCAGCTGTCCCGCGGCTGCTGCACGGTCTCGGGGAAGGTGCTGCCGCTCTCGGGGACGGTCCCCTCGGGATGCACCTGGGTCATCACGGCCTGGACGATCTCCAG GGAATGGAGGAAGGATCAGCCCTGGGCATCCTCGACcactctgtcattaaaaaag TTCCCATCCCGTCCAAGCTGAACGGCTCGTCCCTGTCAGCCTTGTCCCTCTGTAAGGAGGGTCTGGGTGTGGGAGCCGTGTCCAACCCAGCTGAGGTTTTCTGTTCGGTCCCCGGTCGCCTCTCGCTGCTCAGCTCCACCTCCAAGTACAAGGTGACGGTTGGGGAGGTGCAGCGACGCCTCTCCCCGCCTGAGTGCCTCAACGCCTCTTTGCTGGGTGGAGTTCTCCGCAG GGCGAAGTCAAAGAATGGTGGCCGCTGTCTGAGAGAGCGTCTGGAGAAGATTGGCCTCAACCTGCCCGCCGGGCGACGCAAGGCAGCCAACGTCACTCTTCTAACATCTCTAGTCGAGG gTGAGGCCGTCCATCTGGCACGGGACTTTGGTTATGTATGTGAGACAGAGTTTCCAGCCAGAGCCACAGCTGAGTATCTGTGCAGGCAGAGTGAGCCCGACCAGCTCCCAACACGGCGCAGCATGCTGCTTGCCACCAA GGAGATCTGTAAGGAGTTTGTGGACATGATGTCCCAGGACCGCTCTCCGCTGGGCGGCAGTCGACCCACCCCCTGCCTGGAGCCCGGCGTCCAGGGAAGCCTCACCCACTTCAGCCTGCTCACCCACGGCTTCGGTACTCCCGCCATCTGCGCCGCGCTCTCCGCCTTCCAGAGCTACCTGATGGAGGCGATCAAAATGCTGGACAAAGGAGAGGGTGGAGGGAAGAGCCACCACGACAAGGAGATGAAGCACCGCAAATAG